The following proteins come from a genomic window of Pirellula staleyi DSM 6068:
- the rho gene encoding transcription termination factor Rho, producing MHITELQRMSMAQLIEEARQENVDEAAGMKRQDLIFRILKERVKISGLMYGEGTLEILPDGFGFLRSPDYHYLSCPDDIYVSPSQIRRFGLRTGATVSGQIRPPKENERYFALLRVEAINYQDPNLTQNRVQFDDLTPLHPDKRITMEYDADEIATRVIDLVTPIGFGQRGLIVSPPRAGKTVIMQKMARAVLQNFPEAYVIMLLVDERPEEVTDMERQVKGPNCEVISSTFDEPPARHVQVSQMVLEKAKRLVECGVDVVIFLDSITRLARAWNSECPQSGKLLTGGLDANALQQPKRFFGSARKVEEGGSLTILATALIDTGSKMDDVIFEEFKGTGNLEIYLDRRLVDKRIWPAIDITRSGTRREEILMDPEEYRRVSVMRRLLSEMNPPDAMDLLVTRMAKTKTNAEFLMSMNVK from the coding sequence CTGCACATCACGGAACTGCAGCGGATGAGCATGGCGCAGCTGATTGAAGAGGCGCGTCAAGAGAATGTCGACGAAGCGGCTGGCATGAAGCGTCAGGATCTGATTTTTCGGATTCTGAAAGAGCGCGTGAAGATCAGCGGGCTGATGTATGGCGAAGGGACCCTCGAGATTCTGCCCGATGGTTTCGGGTTTCTCCGCTCTCCCGACTATCACTACCTGTCGTGCCCCGACGACATTTACGTCTCGCCAAGTCAGATTCGCCGCTTCGGTCTCCGGACAGGTGCTACCGTCTCGGGACAGATTCGGCCCCCCAAAGAAAACGAACGCTATTTCGCGCTGCTGCGCGTCGAAGCCATCAACTATCAAGATCCGAACCTCACGCAAAATCGCGTGCAGTTCGATGATCTCACGCCGCTGCATCCCGACAAGCGGATCACCATGGAATACGATGCGGACGAGATCGCCACGCGTGTGATCGACCTCGTCACGCCGATCGGTTTTGGTCAGCGTGGTTTGATTGTGAGCCCGCCCCGAGCTGGCAAAACGGTCATCATGCAGAAAATGGCCCGCGCGGTGCTGCAGAACTTTCCCGAAGCCTATGTCATCATGCTGCTGGTCGACGAACGACCCGAAGAAGTGACCGACATGGAACGTCAGGTGAAAGGGCCTAACTGCGAAGTGATCAGCAGCACGTTCGACGAGCCACCCGCCCGCCATGTGCAGGTGTCGCAAATGGTGCTCGAAAAAGCGAAGCGACTGGTCGAATGTGGTGTGGATGTGGTGATTTTTCTCGACTCGATCACTCGTTTGGCGCGAGCTTGGAACAGCGAATGCCCGCAGTCGGGCAAACTGCTCACCGGTGGTCTCGATGCCAACGCGCTGCAGCAGCCCAAACGCTTCTTCGGCTCCGCACGTAAGGTGGAAGAGGGTGGCTCGCTCACGATTCTGGCCACTGCCCTCATCGATACCGGTAGCAAGATGGACGACGTGATTTTCGAGGAGTTCAAGGGAACGGGTAACCTCGAAATCTACCTCGATCGTCGCTTGGTCGATAAGCGGATTTGGCCCGCCATCGATATCACACGCAGCGGTACACGTCGCGAAGAAATCCTGATGGACCCCGAAGAATATCGCCGGGTTTCCGTGATGCGACGGCTGCTCTCGGAGATGAATCCTCCCGACGCCATGGACCTGCTCGTTACGCGCATGGCCAAGACCAAAACGAACGCCGAGTTCCTGATGAGTATGAACGTGAAATAG
- a CDS encoding ABC transporter ATP-binding protein has product MSSRAETPVIQIQGLSKSYRVYQKPEGLWASIRGLVSRKYREVNAVRGVNLEVERGEFVAFLGPNGAGKTTTLKLLSGVVYPTSGSATVMGYVPWQRHMAYRRKFALVMGQKNQLWWDLPAQESFRLHQQIYRIEKRDYDQTLGELSELLEIGRLLSQPVRELSLGERMKMELTAALLHSPEVLFLDEPTIGLDVVAQHRIQQFLREYQAKRKITVLLTSHYMKDVAALCKRVVIIARGEIRYDGSLSGIIDRFSGQKLVTLLLPTITDAAPLARFGEIVSVELPKVKIRIERSQVAKCLAEILAQYPADDVAVEDPPLEEVIAELFTEVADKQNAEEVAAAAK; this is encoded by the coding sequence ATGAGCAGTCGCGCCGAGACACCTGTCATCCAGATCCAAGGTCTGTCGAAATCGTATCGGGTCTACCAAAAGCCAGAAGGGCTGTGGGCTTCGATTCGGGGGCTCGTTTCGCGCAAGTATCGCGAAGTGAATGCCGTTCGAGGCGTGAACCTGGAAGTCGAGCGTGGGGAGTTCGTCGCGTTCCTCGGCCCCAATGGTGCTGGCAAGACGACCACGCTAAAACTGCTGTCGGGCGTCGTTTATCCCACGAGCGGCAGCGCAACGGTGATGGGCTATGTGCCATGGCAACGCCACATGGCCTATCGCCGCAAATTTGCCCTAGTAATGGGTCAAAAAAATCAGCTCTGGTGGGATCTTCCCGCGCAAGAATCGTTCCGCTTGCATCAGCAGATCTATCGGATCGAGAAGCGCGACTACGATCAAACGCTCGGCGAACTTTCCGAACTGCTCGAGATCGGCCGTTTGCTGTCGCAGCCGGTGCGCGAGCTTTCGCTCGGCGAGCGGATGAAAATGGAACTTACCGCCGCGCTGCTTCATTCGCCCGAAGTGCTGTTTCTCGACGAACCGACAATCGGGCTCGACGTGGTGGCTCAGCACCGGATTCAGCAGTTCCTACGCGAGTATCAAGCCAAACGCAAAATCACGGTGCTACTCACGTCGCACTACATGAAAGATGTCGCTGCGCTCTGCAAGCGAGTAGTGATCATCGCTCGTGGCGAGATTCGATACGACGGATCGCTCAGCGGCATTATCGATCGGTTCAGCGGACAAAAGCTCGTCACGCTGCTGCTGCCAACCATCACCGACGCTGCTCCGCTCGCTCGTTTTGGCGAGATCGTGAGTGTCGAGCTACCGAAGGTGAAAATCCGGATCGAGCGATCGCAAGTTGCCAAGTGTCTTGCAGAAATCTTGGCCCAATATCCGGCCGATGATGTGGCGGTCGAAGATCCTCCACTCGAAGAAGTGATTGCCGAGCTCTTCACCGAAGTGGCCGACAAACAGAACGCCGAAGAAGTCGCCGCCGCTGCCAAGTAA
- a CDS encoding Nramp family divalent metal transporter, whose product MTGENESRLQSPTKVPRLSLAALAPGLLLAATGVGAGDLATGAMAGSKLGTTVLWAVVVAAVLKYFVNEGLARWQLATGSTMLEGLAQRVGKITIWLFMPYLLFWSFFVAVALMGACGAAMNAMLPWPGDDPQKSAQIGRVVYGVLHSLVAVALIRVGGFVWFERVMSLLVGLMFCIVIGTALAIGPEWSEVLRGLVWPTIPHADGDGLSWTLALVGGIGGTVTILCYSYWMREDGREGKAWLATCRADLASGYGVTAAFGIAMVIIGSEFLSLEGDVSKGTRFLAGLGKEIESRLGAIGWYCRWGFLLGAWSAVFTSMLGVWQSVPKIFGECHGLLRPESRDSAWGEWIYGLLLASVPAVGLFVDFTSMQKTYSVVGAMFVPLAAAVLLYMNRRADWVGTLRSSLVTQVILALALLAFFVAGVYEAIS is encoded by the coding sequence ATGACTGGCGAAAACGAATCTCGACTCCAGTCGCCCACCAAAGTTCCGCGCCTTAGTCTCGCGGCACTTGCTCCTGGTCTGCTCCTCGCAGCAACCGGCGTCGGAGCAGGGGATCTGGCCACTGGCGCGATGGCTGGCAGTAAGCTCGGCACCACGGTTCTGTGGGCCGTGGTGGTGGCCGCCGTGCTGAAGTACTTCGTCAATGAAGGGCTCGCTCGCTGGCAACTTGCCACCGGCAGCACGATGCTCGAAGGGCTTGCTCAGCGGGTTGGCAAGATCACCATCTGGCTCTTCATGCCCTATCTCCTGTTCTGGAGTTTTTTCGTAGCGGTCGCGCTCATGGGAGCCTGCGGCGCTGCGATGAATGCGATGCTTCCCTGGCCAGGCGACGATCCCCAGAAGTCGGCGCAAATCGGCCGCGTGGTCTACGGCGTGCTCCATAGTTTGGTGGCAGTTGCGCTCATTCGTGTCGGCGGCTTTGTATGGTTCGAGCGTGTGATGAGCCTGCTTGTGGGGCTGATGTTTTGCATCGTCATCGGCACGGCGCTCGCCATTGGTCCCGAGTGGAGCGAGGTGCTTCGGGGACTCGTGTGGCCCACCATTCCGCACGCAGATGGCGATGGACTCAGCTGGACACTCGCCCTGGTGGGTGGCATCGGCGGCACCGTCACGATCCTTTGCTATAGCTACTGGATGCGCGAAGATGGCCGCGAGGGAAAAGCTTGGCTCGCGACCTGTCGCGCCGATCTGGCGAGTGGCTACGGCGTGACAGCCGCGTTTGGCATCGCAATGGTAATTATTGGAAGCGAGTTCCTGTCGCTCGAGGGAGACGTCAGCAAAGGGACCCGTTTTCTGGCGGGGCTCGGTAAAGAAATCGAGTCGCGACTCGGGGCGATCGGCTGGTATTGCCGCTGGGGGTTTTTGCTCGGAGCCTGGAGCGCCGTGTTCACCAGCATGCTCGGGGTTTGGCAAAGCGTCCCGAAAATTTTTGGGGAATGCCACGGACTCCTGCGTCCCGAAAGTCGCGATTCCGCATGGGGCGAGTGGATCTACGGGCTGCTCTTGGCCAGCGTTCCAGCGGTGGGGCTGTTTGTCGATTTCACGTCGATGCAAAAGACGTATAGCGTGGTGGGAGCGATGTTTGTCCCGCTGGCGGCTGCAGTGCTGCTGTATATGAATCGTCGCGCCGATTGGGTGGGGACACTTCGCAGTTCGCTCGTCACCCAAGTGATTTTGGCCCTCGCGCTCCTCGCTTTTTTCGTCGCCGGGGTCTACGAAGCGATCAGCTGA